In one window of Haemophilus parainfluenzae DNA:
- the trmA gene encoding tRNA (uridine(54)-C5)-methyltransferase TrmA, producing MQLPISQYTELLQKKTEKLTALLQPFNTPEIAVFDSPTSHYRMRAEFRIWHDKGDFYHIMFDQSTLQRYRVDEFPIASELINRMMKTLLPLLKTQKVLHKKLFQIDYLSTLSNKIIVSLLYHKQLTEEWQSAAANLKGELQQLGFDVQLIGRASKQKICLEQDFVDEVLPVKGRNYVYRQVENSFTQPNAAVNCKMLEWAIDCTQGSQGDLLELYCGNGNFSIALAQNFRKVLATEIAKPSVAAAQFNIAKNGIDNLQIIRMSAEEFTQAMNGVREFNRLKGIDLKAYQCNTIFVDPPRAGLDPDTVKLVQNYDRILYISCNPHTLCENLQTLSQTHRIEKAALFDQFPYTDHMESGVWLVRK from the coding sequence ATGCAACTACCCATTTCCCAATATACCGAACTCCTGCAAAAAAAGACTGAAAAACTGACCGCACTTTTGCAGCCCTTTAACACCCCAGAAATAGCCGTGTTTGATTCGCCGACTAGCCATTATCGGATGCGTGCAGAATTTCGTATTTGGCATGATAAAGGCGATTTTTATCACATCATGTTTGATCAAAGCACATTGCAGCGTTATCGAGTGGATGAATTCCCAATTGCCAGCGAACTGATCAATCGCATGATGAAAACCTTACTGCCATTGTTAAAAACGCAGAAAGTATTACATAAAAAACTGTTCCAAATTGATTATTTGAGCACACTCAGCAATAAAATTATTGTAAGCCTACTTTACCACAAGCAACTCACTGAAGAATGGCAAAGCGCTGCAGCAAACCTAAAAGGTGAATTACAACAACTTGGTTTTGATGTGCAGCTGATTGGTCGTGCGAGTAAACAAAAAATCTGTTTAGAGCAGGATTTTGTCGATGAAGTGTTACCGGTGAAAGGGCGTAATTATGTTTATCGCCAAGTGGAAAACAGCTTTACCCAGCCTAATGCAGCTGTAAATTGCAAGATGTTGGAATGGGCGATTGATTGCACTCAAGGTTCGCAAGGGGATTTATTGGAGCTGTATTGTGGCAACGGCAATTTCTCTATCGCCCTTGCACAAAACTTCCGCAAAGTCCTTGCTACCGAAATCGCCAAGCCATCTGTTGCGGCTGCACAATTTAATATTGCGAAAAATGGTATAGATAATCTGCAAATTATCCGTATGTCGGCAGAAGAATTTACCCAAGCCATGAATGGCGTACGTGAGTTTAATCGCTTAAAAGGCATTGATTTAAAAGCCTATCAATGCAATACGATTTTTGTGGATCCACCACGAGCAGGGCTTGACCCTGACACGGTAAAACTGGTACAGAATTACGATCGTATTTTGTATATTTCCTGCAATCCACATACCCTTTGTGAGAATTTGCAAACCCTAAGCCAAACCCACCGCATTGAAAAAGCGGCGCTGTTTGATCAATTCCCTTATACAGATCATATGGAAAGCGGCGTATGGCTGGTGAGAAAATAA
- a CDS encoding class I SAM-dependent methyltransferase: MAGEKIKIQLLAEAGTSSELTALCSPFGIEHCTESPLALVRTKTHLALRKLDEPKLGDVFVNFVAGAMAHRRKFGGGRGEAVAKAVGIKGAELPSVIDATAGLGRDAFVLASIGCQVRLVERHPVVYLLLQDGLNRAYQDAEIGEMMQQNMQLLDVHHIAKLNPQTESADVVYLDPMYPHKQKSALVKKEMRIFQHLVGADLDADELLTPALQLARKRVVVKRPDYAEFLAQKAPHVSRETKNHRFDIYMGEAQC, encoded by the coding sequence ATGGCTGGTGAGAAAATAAAAATTCAACTGCTTGCTGAAGCGGGAACATCATCAGAATTGACCGCACTTTGTTCCCCTTTTGGTATCGAGCATTGTACTGAAAGTCCGCTTGCATTGGTGCGAACCAAAACCCACCTTGCCCTGCGTAAACTGGATGAACCCAAGTTGGGCGATGTCTTTGTAAATTTCGTGGCTGGTGCGATGGCTCATCGTCGTAAATTTGGGGGTGGACGTGGCGAAGCTGTTGCCAAAGCTGTAGGCATTAAGGGCGCAGAATTGCCGAGCGTGATTGATGCCACAGCAGGACTTGGTCGAGATGCCTTTGTTTTAGCTTCTATCGGTTGCCAAGTGCGCTTAGTAGAACGTCATCCAGTAGTATATTTGCTATTGCAGGATGGACTCAACCGCGCCTATCAGGATGCAGAAATAGGTGAAATGATGCAACAAAATATGCAATTACTAGATGTTCATCATATTGCCAAACTTAATCCACAAACCGAGAGTGCCGATGTGGTGTATTTAGATCCAATGTATCCACATAAGCAAAAATCCGCCCTAGTTAAAAAAGAAATGCGTATATTCCAACATTTGGTTGGTGCAGATTTGGATGCCGATGAGCTCTTGACACCTGCGCTACAATTAGCCCGTAAACGCGTGGTGGTAAAACGTCCTGATTATGCGGAATTTTTAGCGCAAAAAGCGCCC